The Anopheles moucheti chromosome 3, idAnoMoucSN_F20_07, whole genome shotgun sequence genome contains the following window.
GTGTTATacatgtttggtttgtttgttttatgttttctataCTGTTTCAGGTTCAGTATTCAAGCTCTGGCCCAGCAATGGTGAACAAaagtatttttgttgttagcAAATAATCGTTTCGATTTGCCGaacaaaattgttccaattgtgCTGTTTCTTCGCCCCCTTTCTTTTCCCgcgccgttttttttgttgttgcaataTCTGAACACATTCTCTTTGCCTTGTTCATCCTGTTTGCCTCGTACGTCTCTCGTAACGATTggttttgttcattttatgCCTAAATTATATTTCCCTACCTACACACCATTTATGCTAGACGACACACCTTTACATCTTCCTTCTGTTTGCTTTACCAACTGTCCTCTCCTTCCTCTTCACTCGATTCAAACCTTCATCCCAAAGCCGATGATGATAACCGTGGGATTCGACTCCAAACTACTACGCGGCGCTTTacatatgtatatatatatgtgtgtgtatatatatatatatatagatgtATAGGTGTATATACCTAAATAACCTTACAAGTTGTTGTCTacagtaaaagaaaaatgtttggaaactaaaccaatgtttttttccggttccggtgtatgtatgtgtttgtgtgtgttgcacTCCTACCATCGCAGAAGAAGGATAACGAAGGCATACATCCGCCGATCCTCCTTCACGATACACAGGAGATCCATAAATCGGTTACTCGAGCGCCATTGTGAGAATGTTATGTATATGCGAATGCGTTTTGTTCTCCTCAAAAGTATATGTTTCTGTATTCTGtattccttttccttcctttccttccTGTGTGTTTGCGCTCTTGTTCGAGTTTTGTTATCTTCTCGGCGTATCCTGTGTACCCAATATTAGCGGGTTGattcatttgttgttttgttttgttttttgtttatgtaagttgtttatattttgttgttttctctctctctctctctctctctctctctctctctcttttgtttCCTACTAATGAAGCGAAATAGCGGCAGTGATCACACGTTTATATATTGTCCAAATATCGGCTGGGTATCTTCTtaagtaaatgttttattttgcttttgcgtGTCAGTGTTTCCAAAAGTCCTTGTATTTCGTGGTTATTCCcaccctttctctctctctctctctctctctctctctctctctctctctctctctctctctttctcctgtTTTAGCTTTTGCAGTAGGGTACGCATGTAAGATTGAACCGAAATGTTACCACTGTCTTCACAGTACGCTTTATCAGTTGGCATCACAGTAAGaagtgtgtgaatgtgttctAGTgagaatttttaaattaaatgactGCGATAATTATGAACTCATTCGAAACGTACAAGGTGTACACCTAAAGCAAGTTTACTAGAACGTTTTGTTGACTAGTCCGGTATTAAACGCTGTATAACATAAAAACCTTCAAATGCCCCATTGGGAAAGTACTAACACATGTGGGGGAAGAAAATAATGACAACATCAAAACCTTTACAAATCAAACAAGCCGGCGGAGTATTGTACAGGTGTTTGCTTTTGTCTTTCCGTCCATTTTCTGtcatgtttaaattttcctATAATATATACGTTTGTAAGCATATGTTCTCCGTCATTCCTCTTCGCCTTCTGTCCTTTCAATAAGTATCGCGAGTTTTTgctgcattttctttttcctcccGCTTTTATCTGCCCCATCTATAAGTAATTTAGTTTCTCATTGCGCAAGCGGATGTGTGTTAATGTAGGTATATTTTTGcatttatatataaatataaatatgtttaTATATAAATAGATAAACTTTGATATATCTATACTTTCTCACGAacggttttttgtgtgcgccCGGTACCATGATACGCCATGGACCCTGTTGGGGGGAGGGGAGAAGGAGAAGATCGTAGATCTTATGTCCACTTCCAGTTCCTTACCACACTTTCGATCTacgaacaaacgaacgaacagaAAACAATGGATTTGTCGCGACTAGGACTGGTCTTACCGGATAAagtgtttctgttttctgtttgctccatgttttatgtgtgtgtttttcaaactccAAATGGCTTTGCCATGCtagtgtttttttcatttgtattTTCCCGTTTTGCTCACTGCTTTGCTCGCTCGAGAGATTGTGGGAAATCCACCTGCACCATATCATGCCTTTGAGTACCACACCTCACAACTCATAGTTCAGTGCATCGCCAGGTTACTCTCTGCCCCGAAGGGGGAAGGCGCACTATATAAATATGGCCATACAAAACGCGCGATCACCGTTATCCCGCCTAACGCTGCCAGTTTTCCCGCgcccacacaaaaaaaaaccctctagAGTCCATTCCTTTGCTTCTCTGGTCGAgtctggttggttggttggcgtACGAAAGCCAGAAGCACATTCTATAGCCGATGTCGTATAAATAGTAACAAGTCGCGTAAAAAGCTACAAATATATGTGTTTTGACCTACGAACCGAACATTGGTTGCATGCGTGTAGAGTGgtgcgaaccaaaaaaaaaatgaagggaGAAATGTTCCGAGCACGCTAGAAGACGTTGGAAAGCAACAAGCTTTTTAAAACTAGCCATTCGAGCACGTATTCGCACGCTACTTAATACTTATCGGTCGTTGGCCGATCCGAACGTGTGGTGCTTCGATCCGAACGCTTGTGGAACaccccacacgcacacacacaatagaGGACAATAGTTTTTATCTTTGGAAGCGACGTACTTGTTCCTTCGTGCTGATGCTCAACAGAGAACAACGTACGGCATGGTTGGACGCACCACCGTTAAACGATCATGGACGACCATTGCGCTTCGCAGCATCGCCATTTGTAGCGTTAGCATGGCGACAATCGCACCCGAAAATACGCGGAAGCCTGCACTCAGCACGGTCGGATCGTCGCTACCGGATGGGAACCGTGCGGAGTAGCTCGTACCACACGTGCATCAATCGCCTTCCGGACCCTCCACAAAGTGGCCCCTCACGTCGAGCGCGGTCGCTAGCTGCAGCACGATGTGCGCCAGTGACGGATGTTCCAACAGTTCCGGCCCGGGAAGGGGTGGTTCGCAGCGGGGTCGTTGATGCCGCCCCCGGAAGCCACGATGCAGTCGTAACGCCACATCACAAAACACGAACCGTAGAATGAGCGTTCGCAGGAAATCATCACCGAAGAACTGCACGTACGATGAATCTGTGAAGCAGCGAAGCAGCGGTGGGAATTAGTAATTGAGAAGTACGAATATGCACGAGGGGTACATTACCTATGTACCCGATACCCTGttcaatttcgtccatccggcAACGCGTCACCAGACGGGATGCCTCGGTGACGAACCGGTCCACATAACTTTGACATCGTTCCCAGTGATGTATCGGCACGTCACCGACATTGCAGATGTAGCACATGGCCGTCATTGGAGAATGCAGGAATAACGTAAACAGCGAACCGTGATGCTGCAGATCTGCTAAAACCCGAACGACGCAATAATCGTCAACCAATGTGCTGTTTTGGGGATCGTGAAGCACTTACACTTACCTTGGTAGTTGGCAGGAATATCCTGTGGTGACATGAGTATAACTAACGGTTGACCGAAGTACCTACGGAGGGAAAACCAAACTTTGTGACTGTGTTGTgtctaatgaatcttttgagaagagtcatgcATATAAATATTCAGTGAAGATTCATCCCAGTCACGAGTCGATTCTTAAAATAACCATGAATTCTCATAGATTTGGACAGTTCTCCAAGATTAAAGAAATCCACAAAGATGCAAGATATCACAGATTTGCGATTCCTTACAGATTTTGAACAAATTTGAAGACGACTCTTTGAAGATTCGGATTAGGGAATCTTCTGACTGAATATATAGTCATGCATGCAGTTCTAGGAATCATTCCGATTCATCAACCTGACTCATATATACTCAACACCAATACTACTTTGCATTAGTGTTTCTGCTTCAGTGTGAACGTCTTCTTCCATCTCCCATACCTCGGTATGTGCTGGAACACGAATGAATTATCCGAATCGATTATGATGAAGAGAGGCCGCCGCGTGTAAGGATATAGATCGCCCGGATAGAGACAGTGCGGTTCCTTGTAGCCGGCGCTCGATTTCCCACGCACCGATAGTCCACTGTCTACTGCGTCGCGTTTTACACTCGTGGCCAATCCTCCCAGCTCGTAACCATCTGTACGCGAAGAAAACGCAAAAACCAGACGAATCAGCTACAATCCAACCTGCTGGTACCTCATTACTTACAATCTTGCGGATGCTTCGTAGTCGAGAAACACCCGTCGGCGGACATGTACAGCAGCAGTGCACCACCCGGTGGCAGCTCCTTGAAGCCGCTGGATAGAAACACCATCAGCTGGCTGAGTGATGGTTTGTACAGCAAATACTTGTGTGGATTATCACGCATCGCTCGGCGATCTCCATTTTCCACGTAGCCTATAATCGGGAGAGGAAAGCATGTTCGTATGATAGGAGGAAACAATTTGGTACAACGGTGCTGAAGCCGAAGCATACCTTTGGAACCCGGTACACCGTACGGTGGCATACGACTCGCGGCTGGACTGGCATCGTGTGGACCTCCGTGTGCCATCGGATGACCGATCATGGGATGCATCGCATCGGTTGGTTCACGTTCCAACGTTTGTAACATCCTGGTGGTGgacaaaacattcacaaaacattgaatacattaaaaaactACGCGAGCTACAGCTACAGTTCCTACTAGATcgatctgattcagattcttAGATGattctgaatctctattccgaagattcatgaatcctcaaaaaCATTTAATGAAACTTCAAGGAATTATAACGCATGTTATGTTGCTTCTGAAGTGACACACATGATTCTTTAAACAATCATGGCATAGAGATTTACAACCCCTGGCTACGAATATCTGAGAATGCATTCATCTTTGAGGATTTATCAATATTcaaggatttatgaatcttttcaGAGTCGGCTCAAGATTTAAATCCACACACTTTTGAGCACTACTTCTTACCGAAACATGTCCATCGTTAGCTCCGAAAATTTGGCCTGCTCGCAAGCGGAACCAACGATCAAAATTTCCTGCAGGCTGAGCGTCATGTGCGGTGTCCGTTCACAGGGTGGGGTGGTGAGCGGGCTTAACCTGGAACCAGAACCACTTCGATTCAACACGGGTGAAGTTACCTTATTCCGTACGGGGAACGACGAATGGCCCGTGCTTTCGACTACATTTGGTCACCCTTACTCGTGTAGTTGTTAGTTTTAGTTGCAGTTGTTGTTGGATGTGTGTTAATATGTGTTGGCGTGTTGGAAGTGTGTTTCTGAGTGCAGGTGACCGTGTATTTTGACAATGACCACTAGGTGCGCATGTATTGATGTATGTGTGCCCTGTACGACGTGAGTGAGTTTAtgggtgtgtggttttttctGTCTGATGAAGTTTATTTTATGAATGTAATGGAACTGATCGATGGGAAGTAAGCCGATGAGATAGCTCAATGATTGTTGCCTTTCGCGATCGATTCTCACCGGGATCATGTATAATGTGAATGAATGGCTTTTTGAATGACTTTAAAGAGGTAAAAACAAAGATTATTTGTACGTTGTTTATCATTCGCTAGATTGCATCGAAACACACTACAACCAAAAATGGACAAGAAAATGATCGACTTACTGCATACTGGGTTGGTGTCACTGTTTCATTACTGTATGGTTTCTGCTCTATTCGACAACACGTACATGAATACATAACGACCCGTGTCCCGGTTGTGACCTAATTTCGAACCTCTCTTGCACACCGGTCCCAAAAGCCACATTATTGCGATGGTTGCTGTTAAACTGTCAACTAGCGTTGTTGATGATCGTCAACCATAAAGCGAACCACGCGGTGTAGTACACGATATGACAAAAGCGATCAATGATCAGGAAATATGGTGAAAGTCGTGAATGGAAATGAAGCTTCGTCGAATGAAAACGTCGTGCGCAAGGATGATCCAAAATGAAAGTGAACGGGCCAATATTCGTaagatttgctttttttttatcagtgTCACTTATCAAGGGGCATCATCGTCTTATCAAATATGCAATATAAATCATCCGGGTCAGTTTATACCTTACTCAACTAGATTGAAGTAAGAGCAAAGCGTggtataaatataattttgcGCAATTTAGGGAATTTTGACGACTGCTTTTAAATTCTGCCGTGATGAATGGAACGTTTTGCCAAATTTGAATTGCCGAAAAGGGTCCGAATTGGATTGTAGTTACACCGAtcgaactgtttgctcttacTGCCTTAAGATTAGTTATCTTATATGCTagaaggtttttgtttgtttgtttattagcAGCAGTACAAAACCAAactaaaaacatttcaaatacaattacgacaaacaaaaaaaccaatcgagaaattaaaacaaaatacaattcggtaaagataataaaaaagtAGCGTTTcaggtggtttgttttttttttgttttttgttcaaaaatgtGCAACCAGTACAGAGAATTGGTAAAGAATTCAATAGCCAATCAAAAGGAACGATAGAGATACATAGCCAATCAACCAAGGAAGCCGAAACACGTAAGGAAGTAAGAACACCAGCAGACGATTTGCAAACGCAATTAAAACAGAACGCGGATTACGATACAGTTACTGTACATACGGTAAACCTTCAACGTGAACCAGGGAAAGAATGAATCAAACACAACACCTTTATAATAAGGATCAGTACGCTAACAGTGAGAGTTTAGACTAAACAGGGGCACTGCTGAACTTTTTATAATCAACTTTTATACCGAGGGTTTGTGGGTTGGTTTAGCAAGAGGTACAAATTCGATTGATAAGTTTGCTAAAAGTGAAGTATGTTAGTTATttagttgatttttttcttttttgtaacaatgtgtgtttgtagtaTAGATTGAGCGGTATTTTATGTAAGTTTCAATGTGTCCTTTCTTTTCACATGTAGTAAGCGTTGTACTAGTAGTTACGTTAAATGGTGGGTATAGTAATGGGAGATAGATCGAGAAACGGAAAGCTACATTTAGCAAAGCAAGGCGATAAAATGACTAACAATTAAATGAAACGGTTTTCCTTATTAAAagattatgaaaaaaaaccctgatTAGACGATAAATGCAATATATTATAACATATTATAAATATTCTGCTATCTTACTATCTATATTTCATTTCAGTTAAGCTTTTCATTCAATTGAAGAAAGTGCGTGAATTGTTAACACtgtttaaacaaataataaacaacTCATATACTCGAAATTCTATATCCTTTCATCTATACTTCCTACTATTTTTACTAATATGCACGAAAGCGTACAGCACTTTTAAATGGTTTTAGTTAAATAATTTCCtatacgaaaaaaaactcctctgcaaaaaaatgaaacgaaaagcgACCAACTAACGTAACAAGAGATTCACATACATTGCAAAACTAATGGCACATAAATAAAAGAGGAATAGAGTAAAGTAGCTacataagaagaagaaggtaatAATCGGAAAGCACGGGCCTAACACTAAGCTACACTACGCTCTTAACGGCTAGCAACTAACCTGTGCGATAGTACGATCGGGTTCGTATCGGCATGCAGCACGGCGACGGCCGATTCCGCCTTGATGAATCCTTTTATTTCCTCCAGCACTAGTGACCACTCTAGCTGATCTTCTGGCTCGTACctaaaacagaaaaagaaccagtatgaagcagttttattTCATCGGAGGGAGTTGATCGCAGCAGAACACTTACGTAGTGGTGTATTCCTGTATTTGTCGCTCCAATTCAATAACTAACTCTCTCACTagcttcatcttcttcaacagtaaacaaacaacaataaatcTAGCGTAGTAACGTAGTTTCTTAACCATGAGATCCGGTCGGTCCTCCTTGATTGCTCTAGAGTAGTAAGCGCGCCCTCTGATCGCAGCATAAAAAGAGTATGCTTCATTGAGATAATTTGTTTCACTCGTTCTAAGGCTGCAAAGCAGGGGAAAACAGGGAAGAAAAGGCTACAATTAGTATCATCCGAGTGTGGGTGTGCGCGCAGGCTGTAGTTGATTGCCGGGGCTGGGTACGGTTGCTTACTAATAATGATAATAGAGTTGTCCAATTTTGCTAGCTATTTCTCCGATTTGCCATCGCTTTAAACCATACTTAGAATCTAGTACTAGTCTATGTTGCTGCTGAAACTTCCACAGCTTGGTGTAAACGTCGAACGTTCGTCCGAAGTACGCCTGCCACTGCCGGTGCCCATACTGTGGCAGATCGCGAAGTCCGTTGAATAGCTGTTTCGACTTCTCCAGCAGGTGGCAGAATTCGAGCACTATTTTCCTATCCTGTTCCTCCGTTGAAGCCATCTTAACCATGCCGCCAACTGTTCATTGGAAAGCTATCCTGTGGACGAAAAACGGGGAAGCGCAATGAACGAAACGATGTCTTTTCAGTTTAACGTGCTGCGAATTCTCACTTCTCTGAAActgttttccaagaaattatTATGTCCTAGACAACACTTTTATCACGGAATTTCAcccatattttaattttaattaacgaAAATAAACCCTGCTGTAAGTCACACGCAAAAAATACCTTATTATGCTTACTATCATTCTAAACGGGAAcaagaaataatttaattttgcaaaatattacaaaagaCTAGGCGCCTCCTTTGATCCAAGGCAACGTGCTCTATCTGTCAAAAACGCATCAACCATtactgttattatttttttcagttttaaatatttaaatttatattatatttaaatattaatagcattttaaataaaataaatgaatgtaattgtttttaaactaAGCTTAAACTAAactcattattttaatttcgctgCTCCCGCGAAATGCACTGGGAAGGGGAAGGGTATTCTGAATTCGGCACAGAGAGGAGGCTACTACTATTCGCACCACACACAactacacaacacacacacatatcaaTCGCGTGCAATTCCTTTTCAAAGCGTATGTAAGATGAAACGAGTTACCAACACACTCAACCCGTAACACAGTGTTGTTTCTCCATCGGATAGTAGTAGTAAACATAGTACTATCAAGTAGGTTGATCCACTTTGCGTACGCAAAATAcacgacgaagaagaagaagaagaaggaaaaacaacatttcgTTCATACAACTTCGAAATGCACCTTCACCATTGCCATTGAGCAAACTGCATCCTCAACAAAGACCTATGAGGTTGCACACCACAGAATCATCTCACAATTCTTTCTCAACCTCGTTCAAATCCTTTCACATGGTTCTGTTTCACAATGCCTCCCCCCTCCCACACCACAAGGGGGTGGGTATGAAAATTTACTCCCAACTCCACTCGGTTACATGCGTTGCCGCTTTCCTACTTTCGGGGCCTCCTCCGAACAGGATATGCACTAATGCATTACACCGCTCCCGGTACCGTTTCCTTTACAGCTTTAGcctacaaacacacaatctcatacacacgcgcgtgtgtgtacaCGCGCTCTGCTGCAACGGCAGCCTGCATCACATGCGCCCTTACTGATGGCTTTCCTTATCAGTGCAATAATATCCACCAGGCCGCGTATCACTCCATTTCCGTTGTCTTCCGTACTCTCCCTTCTCCTTCCTCACACCACCAACCCACAATCTGGCACGTTTCAGTGATTTGTTCTCTTCAGACACTGCGGAAGTTTGTGCCCCATCAACGTTTTCAATCCGTCTCGCTTGCGCGCGTGCTCACTCCTCTtcgccccacacacacacacgcggctTCGCTCACCCTTCTCACCCATCatcacccatcatcatcatcatcatcgtcatcatcatcaccgtcatTGTCATCGTGAAGCAGCAGCCACGGCGAGCAGGCAAGGATGTTGAAAGTTTGTGTGCAGCAAAAGCATTGTTGGAATTGTAGCAACCATTGATTTTTATCACCACACTATTTTTGTGCCGTACCGTGCACAGTATTATGCTTCTTTCGGATTCGGTATCACACCGCACATGAGAGCGAGAGATGTTGGGGCAGTGCTGGGCTTCATCAactatttttctattttgttcaCCGTGTGATTCCTggccttttttctctcttttttggtttttccgCAAAAGCCCACCGTGAACCGCACCATGCGCGCAGGGGCACAATTCACGTGCGTCGAAACGGTGAGGGGTTGGTTAATGCGCCTCGCGGGACAACAGCCAGAATGAAACGGCACCACAtactacacacaaaacgcacGCACAAATGCATACACACATCCGTATCGTTGTGCGATACTTGCTTCGACGAGCCTCACAATACTTTACTCACAACTGCTGGTGACAATATGGTACGCTATACTGCCGTAGTAGgtagcatcatcattaccaccgtcatcaccatcatcatcaagctCCCTATATCCTTCTGCAAGGATTGCTTAGCTGAGGCCTATATTGCACCGCAAGATGCCCAGATATACGCGATTTACAACACATCCCCTCATTAGCATGCACTAATTTTTTGCACGATATTCATTTACTTTGCACAATTTGCACACAACTCAGATGAAACAAAATCCGTACAGACTGCAATAGTGAAACGAGGGATGGCTGGGAAAACACACCATGGAAGACACACACAAGGCACACACCAAGCTACCCCCGTTTACGAACAAACCATGATTTTATACTTACAGCGACCTAATTACTACGCGAATCACACTGCCGTTGCTTACGCGTTTGTGCTAGCGTTCGTTTCACTGCCAATTATGCtactttaaatattatttttaaaggtTTTCTGTGTAAGGCAAAATCTATGTGACTAGATTTGGAGTGAAAAAACTCGAAAACATTACACTGTGGTACGGTCCGGTGACCATCACCGGTTGACAGCACGGAGGAAATGAATGTCCTTGAAATCTGGCCCGATGCGTAAATTTTGACATGTTGACCCCTTCCAGTCCGATCGTGATCGCGTAAAATGCTGTTAATGTTTTGAACCTGTAACGAACGAACTTGAgaacaattaattttattttaatcctACAATATCATCTACTTTATTtgaacaacaagaaaacaactTTTGTCGAGGTTCAATAATTACCCAAATCAGCTAAGACTCCCTATGGTTACGTGTAGACTCTGCATACCTGGACTGTGCTGAATGCGGACAGCTTGACAGTTGCTGTGGAGAAATACGaccgtaaacaaaacaaagttttGGAGTGGAATTAGCTGTGGCGAATCCCGTGTTCCAGCAATAAAATGCCGAAAGTAGTATCGCGTAGTATTGTTTGTTCCGACTCAAAAGACAAGGAAGAATACAATGAAACTGGACCGCTGAATATATACTACTGCTTGTGTGGACAAATGAGTTTAATTTTAGGTACCATACGAATCAACTCACTCAGCATTTGTGTGTTGGCTTTtactttaatattttgttttggttcacTTTCCTTTTACAGATTGTACACTTGAGAAACTACCTCTGAGACAGTTGGATGGTGCCCGCGTGATAGACAGCGCACGCCACGCAAACAAAGTGAACGCAGATCCGAGCGAAACCGTCTTTATCCAACGGGAGGCGGGCATCGAGAAGCAGCATCGCCTGAAGTGCAAAAAGTGCGGTTTACCATTGTATTACCGGCACAGCAACGATCCGCAGGTGACGTTCGTCATACGCCGGGCACTGGTAAAGTGCAAGAGTGAAGCTAAAATTTCGGAAATCATTAAAACGCCAAGCACAAGCCTCAACCCCACGCTGGAACCGAAGAAGGTGATGGTCACAAAGCACACGAAGAATATGGGCAAATTTAGTTCGGTGACCGTATCCACCATCGATGAGGAAGAAGACGAAATCGAAGCTCGGGAAGTGGCGGACAGTTATGCAAACAATGCCCGCATCATCGAAAAGCAACTCGAGCGAAAGGGTGGTAAAACCAACGAAGATGTATTGAAGGAGAAAAttgaaccaccaccaccgaaaaaGACGCGCGGAACATTGCTAGATACATAGATAAGACAAATATTAAGATGATGATACTTTTTAAACCACAATaaactgataaataattgaaCCTAAATCAAAATTAGTTAGATTCATTCTCAATGACTATCGACTGATGTATTGCACTCACAGAACAATACTACAATgccaaataaaattaagaataattaaaactCTTTAGCTTCTCCTGCATTTGAACATATTGAACAGTCTGTCTATTGTTCCGAGCAGTTTTTGTCCAAATGTCAGAAACGATATTCGACTGAACTGCTAAGACTTATCTGCCCAGTACTAACGATTTCAATATGGTATCCATCATCATACATCATCCACCCGCTAGCAAATTCGACGAACTGAGCATcagcaaataaattaatatcgtCTTACTTCAATCGCTTCATCATATGTGCTTATTGAATAAAAAGTGGCGAACAATTAAAATTCACATAATAGTCGATTGTACTATCATCTCTGCTGGGAAACCAACTGCAGGTACGATGACCTGAATTCAAAATAAGTTTATCACTAGTCAAAGAACCAAACCACAGAGAATAAAAACTGATAATGCATTTTCGAACCGgatttttatactttttacTGTTTCTAAGGTCTACCAAATGATTGATAAGCAACGAAATGCATCGAAGTATAAAAGCTATGTCTCCGGCACCCGAAAAGTCAGTCTCGTAACTGTAGTCAAGCAGAAGCTGGACAAGATGAAACTCATCATCCTGGCGGTGGCGATCTCC
Protein-coding sequences here:
- the LOC128303721 gene encoding protein SCAI isoform X2 codes for the protein MVKMASTEEQDRKIVLEFCHLLEKSKQLFNGLRDLPQYGHRQWQAYFGRTFDVYTKLWKFQQQHRLVLDSKYGLKRWQIGEIASKIGQLYYHYYLRTSETNYLNEAYSFYAAIRGRAYYSRAIKEDRPDLMVKKLRYYARFIVVCLLLKKMKLVRELVIELERQIQEYTTTYEPEDQLEWSLVLEEIKGFIKAESAVAVLHADTNPIVLSHRLSPLTTPPCERTPHMTLSLQEILIVGSACEQAKFSELTMDMFRMLQTLEREPTDAMHPMIGHPMAHGGPHDASPAASRMPPYGVPGSKGYVENGDRRAMRDNPHKYLLYKPSLSQLMVFLSSGFKELPPGGALLLYMSADGCFSTTKHPQDYGYELGGLATSVKRDAVDSGLSVRGKSSAGYKEPHCLYPGDLYPYTRRPLFIIIDSDNSFVFQHIPRYFGQPLVILMSPQDIPANYQADLQHHGSLFTLFLHSPMTAMCYICNVGDVPIHHWERCQSYVDRFVTEASRLVTRCRMDEIEQGIGYIDSSYVQFFGDDFLRTLILRFVFCDVALRLHRGFRGRHQRPRCEPPLPGPELLEHPSLAHIVLQLATALDVRGHFVEGPEGD
- the LOC128303721 gene encoding protein SCAI isoform X1; this translates as MVKMASTEEQDRKIVLEFCHLLEKSKQLFNGLRDLPQYGHRQWQAYFGRTFDVYTKLWKFQQQHRLVLDSKYGLKRWQIGEIASKIGQLYYHYYLRTSETNYLNEAYSFYAAIRGRAYYSRAIKEDRPDLMVKKLRYYARFIVVCLLLKKMKLVRELVIELERQIQEYTTTYEPEDQLEWSLVLEEIKGFIKAESAVAVLHADTNPIVLSHSGSGSRLSPLTTPPCERTPHMTLSLQEILIVGSACEQAKFSELTMDMFRMLQTLEREPTDAMHPMIGHPMAHGGPHDASPAASRMPPYGVPGSKGYVENGDRRAMRDNPHKYLLYKPSLSQLMVFLSSGFKELPPGGALLLYMSADGCFSTTKHPQDYGYELGGLATSVKRDAVDSGLSVRGKSSAGYKEPHCLYPGDLYPYTRRPLFIIIDSDNSFVFQHIPRYFGQPLVILMSPQDIPANYQADLQHHGSLFTLFLHSPMTAMCYICNVGDVPIHHWERCQSYVDRFVTEASRLVTRCRMDEIEQGIGYIDSSYVQFFGDDFLRTLILRFVFCDVALRLHRGFRGRHQRPRCEPPLPGPELLEHPSLAHIVLQLATALDVRGHFVEGPEGD
- the LOC128304266 gene encoding STING ER exit protein, with protein sequence MPKVVSRSIVCSDSKDKEEYNETGPLNIYYCLCGQMSLILDCTLEKLPLRQLDGARVIDSARHANKVNADPSETVFIQREAGIEKQHRLKCKKCGLPLYYRHSNDPQVTFVIRRALVKCKSEAKISEIIKTPSTSLNPTLEPKKVMVTKHTKNMGKFSSVTVSTIDEEEDEIEAREVADSYANNARIIEKQLERKGGKTNEDVLKEKIEPPPPKKTRGTLLDT